ACGGAGAGCGCCAGGGCCACCGCCACCGATCCGCCCACCAGCAGCCAGAACGTCCGGTCCCGCCACGCGCGGCCGAGCAGTCGCCAGGCCACCGCCAGCAGCAGCAGGTGCACGCCGGCCCAGACCGCCGTCGTGATCACCACGCTGAGGACGCTGGTCGTCGTGTAGTAGCTGCTGATGTTGTCGAACAGCCCGTAGCCCAGCCGGGACACCGCGTCGTGGTCGGGCGGTCCGCCCGGCAGCGGGACCGGCGCCGGCACACCCGCCGCCGCCGCGTCGGCGTGGGCCCGCGCCAGCGCCGCCGGGGGAGCGGGCAGCACCGCGCTGACGACGGCCAGCACCAGCCCGGGCAGCACCGCCAGGGTCGGCGCGAGCGTCCGGGCGCGACCGGCGGGGAAGGCCGACCGGAGCGCGCACCAGGCCAGCGGCAGCACGAGGACGGCCAGCAGCTCGACGGCGCCGATCGCCACCGAGGTCGCCAGGGCGACGAGGACCACCGCGAGGACGGGCGGCAACCGGGACCAGGGGACCGTGACCACGACGACGGCGACCAGCACGCCCAGCGCGTCCGGCCGGCCGAGGTCGCGGGCGGTGTGCGACAGGCCGAGCGGCGTCGCCACCACGGCGGCCGCCAGGGCCAGCCCCGTCCAGCGGTCGCGTGCGCGGCGGGCCAGTGCGGCCGCGAGGACCAGGAGTGCGACCACGGCCGCCACCGTCAGCCCGACCGCAGCGGCGTTGGCCAGGGCCAGCGTCGGCGGCCGGCCGCCCGACAGGGCGCGCAGCACGGCTCCGGGCAGACCGCGCCGGACGAAGCCGTCGTCGTAGCCGAGCCAGTACTGCGGGGCGACGTAGGGGGTCATCGGGTCGGTCCGCGCGGCCCGCAGCACCAGCGCGACCACGGTGACCAGCAGCACCACCCCCGCCAGCCCGGCGGCGGTGGCGACGGTGACGGCCACCGCCCGCCGCGGGCGCTCGGCGCTGCCGTGCCGACCGGCCACGGCCGTCGCGCCACCGTCCGCGGCGGCGCCGGGTCCCAGGTGCACCGGCGGCCTAGCCGCCGACGCCGGGCCCGGCGACGAAGACGGTCCCGGACCCGCTGACCACGAGCTCCTCGCCGGCGCGGGCGAAGGCGGAGCGGCCACGGGCCAGCCGCAGGTCGTCCGCCCCGCCCTCGACCACGGCGGAGCCGTCGGTCACCAGCAGCACCCGGGCGACGCCGGTGTGCGGGACCTCGACGACGGTCTCCCGCGGCTCCAGCCGCCACAGCGCGAACTCGGGCGCCGGGGTGGGGTAGCGCCAGCAGCCGGGTGTCTCCTCGACGGGCTCGACGTAGCCGGAGAAGCCGGGGGTGAAGTCGAGGATGGCCAGCAGCTCGTCGACGTCGACGTGCTTGGGCGTCAGCCCGCCGCGCATCACGTTGTCCGAGTTGGCCATGACCTCCACGCCGCCGCCGTGCAGGTAGGCGTGCAGGTTCCCGGCCGGCAGGAACACCGCCTGGTGCGGCGTCAGCGCGACCCGGTTCATCAGCAGCGCGGCGAGCACGCCCGGGTCGTCGGGGTAGGGGCCGGCCAGCTCGCGGGCGGTCCGGGCGAACAGCCCCAGGTCGCCGTCGTCGGTCACGTCGGCCGCCGCGGCGCCCACCAACCCCACCACCGCGAGCTCGGACTCACCCAGCCGGAGCAGCCGGGCGAAGACGTCGGCCAGCCGCGCGTCGGGCGCCGTCGAGGTGTCCGCCAGCGGGGCGACCAGCGCGAGCGCCTCCGGCACGCCCAGCGCCGCGAACAGCGCGTGGGTGGCCTCGGGGTCGCGGAAACCGCAGAGCGCCTCGCTGTCCTGCAGCGCGCAGAGCATCTCGGGCTTCGGCCAGGTGTCCTTGTACAGCCGGTCACCGGCGTCGGCCGCGATCCCGGCCGCCTCCTCGCGGGCGTACCCCTCCTCGGCCTGCTCGCGGGTGGGGTGGGCCTGCAGGGAGAGCGGCGCGTCCGCGGCCAGCACCTTGAGCAGGAACGGCAGCCCCTCGCCGAAGTCGCGGACGGCCTCCGCGCCCACGATGCCGGCCGGGTCCTCGGCGATCACCTCGGTCAGCGGCCGGTCGCCCAGCGTCGACGGCGCCGAGGTGTGCGCGCCGAGCCACAGCTCGGCCTGCGGCTCGTCGGTCGGCTCCTCGCCGAGCAGCGCGGGGATGAAGGTCGGCGAGCCCCAGGCGTAGGGCTGCCGGACCCCGGTCAGGAGCTCCGGCACCTCAGGCCCCGGTCCGCGCGGGCGCGCCGACGGCGTCCTGCCACCGGCTCAGCGTCCGCGACACCGCCAGCGTGTCGGCCCAGGGCACCAGCGGTGACTCGACCTCGCCGGCCCGCAGGCAGCGCATGACCTCCTGCGCCTCGAAGGTGTAGCCGCCGCCGGGCCAGGACGCCAGCAGCTCCTCCGGGGCGTCGGTGCCGTCGCGCCACACCGTCAGCTCGGCCGGCCGGAGGTAGAAGTCGTCGAACATCACCCGGCCCTTCGTGCAGTACACGGCCAGCCGGTTCGGCAGGCCGGCACGCAGGGTGCAGAGGACCGAGGCCGTCGCCGCCGGGCGGTCCGAGGTCGCCGGGTAGGTCAGCAGGGCCGCCGCGTGGTCGTCGACGCCGGTCGAGGCGGCGGTGCCGTAGCCCAGCACGTCCTCGGGCTCGCCCAGGAACAGGTTGACCGCGTGCACCGGGTAGACGCCGGCGTCGAGGATCGCCCCGCCGGCCTGGGCGGGGTCGAGCAGGCGGTGGCTGTCCGGGCCGTCGAAGGCGAAGCCGAACTGGGCGTCGACGTGCCGCACGTCCCCGAGCTCCCCGGACGCGACGAGCTCGGCCGCGTGCCGGATCAGCGGGTGGGTGCGCGTCCACATCGCCTCCATGACGAACAGGCCGCGCTCCTGGGCCAGCGCCAGCAGCTCCTCGGCCTGCGCGGGAGCCACGGTCAGCGGCTTCTCCACCAGGACCGCCTGGCCGCCCTCCAGGCAGAGCTTCGCGGAGGGGAAGTGGTCGTTGTGCGGGCTGGCGACGTACACGACGTCGACGTCCGGGTCGGCGGCGAGCTCCTCGTACGAGCCGTGGCTGCGGCGGACGCCGTACTCCGCGGCGAACGCGGCGGCCTTGTCGGCCGACCGCGAGCCCACCGCGACCAGCGTCGCCTCGTCCGGCAGCAGGGCCAGGTCCTTCGCGAGCACGGAGGCGATGTGGCCGGTGCTGAGGATGCCCCAGCCGGTCGTGGGGGCGTCGGGTTCAGTCACCCCGCCATCGTGGCGCATCCGGGTGACCGGGACGACGCCGGTCTGTGGTCGCCCGCCTCGCCGGGGTGAATGACACCCGTGTGGTTTGCCCCTACGATGGCGGCATGGTCAGCGCCTCGAACCCGTCGCTCGAGAGCCGTGAGCCCTTCGGTGAGCTCAGCGAGCGGGACGCCGAGATCCTCGCCTTCGAGCGCCAGTGGTGGAAGTTCGCCGGCGCCAAGGAGCAGGCGATCCGGGACAAGTTCCAGATGTCGGCCACCCGGTACTACCAGGTGCTGAACGCGCTGATCGACAAGCCGGAGGCGCTGGTCCAGGACCCGCTGCTGGTCAAGCGGCTCCGCCGGCTGCGGTCCACCCGGCAGCGCAACCGGTCCGCGAAGCGGCTCGGCATCGACCTGACCATCGACTCCTAGGTCCTCGGCCGCGGGCGCCGTCGGCTGAGCGCCGCCCGCGCGGCGGGCACCAGCGGCCGCACCGGCACCTCGCGGTACCCGCCCAGCGCCAGCCCGGCCCGCCGCTCGAAGACGTTGGCGGCCGCCCGGTCGCCGGTCCGCAGCACCGACCAGACCAGGCAGACGCCGTAGGCGGGCAGGAACGGCAGCCCCGCGCACCAGAACCACTGCCAGCTGTGCCGCTCCTCGTGCTCCAGCAGCGCCGGCCGGTGCGCGTCCCACCGGCCGGCGGTGACGAGCACGTCCCCCACCGTGAACGCCCCCGCCACCGGGAACGGCAGCCGGTACCCGTCCGCCAGCAGCAGCCCGCGCGGCCCTGGACGCACCTCCGCGCGGCCGAGCCGGGCCACGGCCAGCCCGAGCACCGTGCTGAGGTTCACCCGGTTCCCCAGCCGCCGCACGCGGTCGGGTCCGCTCAGCTCGGCCGGATGTCGAAGACCCATGACGGAACCGTAGCGCGCGCTCACTGTCCCGGATGGCGGACGCCGTTCCCACCTGTTGGGACCGCGATGTGCCCGCGTCGGAGACCCGCACGTAGGGTGAACCACGTTCATCCAGAGGGGATGAGGGAACGGCCCTTTGACTCCCCGGCAACCGCCTGGCCAAACCAGGAACGGTGCCAACTCCGCCGTGGTCGAACGTCGGCCACGACAGATGAAGAAGGAACAGGAATGACTGCGCTCGCAACCCCCTCGGCCACCTCGGCCGGGGTGCCCGCTCCCGCCGGTGTCCGGCCCGGAGCCTTCGGCAACGCCACCCACCTCGTCTGCCGCGCCTGTGGCGAGAAGAGCTCGCTCGGCCCGTTCTACGCCTGTCTGGAGTGCTTCGGCCCGCTCGAGGTGGGCTACGACTTCCCGACCATCACCCGCGCGCAGCTCGAGGCCGGTCCCAAGAGCATCTGGCGCTACGCCCCGCTGCTGCCGGTGCCCGCCGACATCGCCACCTTCCGCTCGACCGACCCGGGCTACACCCGGCTGCTCGACGCCGCGAACCTCGCCGCGGACCTGGGCCTGCGCAAGCTGTGGGTCAAGGACGACTCGGGCAACCCGACCCACTCCTTCAAGGACCGCGTCGTCGCCGTCGCGCTGTCCGCGGCCCGCGAGCTGGGCCTGCACGTGCTGGCGTGCCCCTCGACGGGCAACCTGGCCAACGCCGTGGCGGCCGCCGCCGCGCGGGCCGGCATCAAGTCGGTCGTCTTCGTGCCGGAGAACCTCGAGCACCAGAAGATCATCGCCTCCGCCGTCTACGACACCACGCTGATCGCGGTGCAGGGCAGCTACGACGACGTCAACAAGCTGGCCAGCGAGATCGCCGCCGAGGAGGAGGGCTGGGCGTTCGTCAACGTGAACGTCCGCCCGTACTACTCCGAGGGCTCGAAGACGCTGGCCTACGAGATCGCCGAGCAGCTGGGCTGGCGCATCCCCGACCAGGTCGTCATCCCGGTCGCCTCCGGCTCGCAGCTGACCAAGATCGACAAGGGCTTCGCCGAGCTGGTCACGCTCGGCCTGGTCGAGGACAAGCCGTGGAAGATCTACGGCGCCCAGGCCACCGGCTGCTCGCCGATCTCCCAGGCCTACCGCGCCGACCTCGACTTCGTGCCCCCGGTCAAGCCGGACACCATCGCCAAGTCGCTGGCCATCGGCAACCCGGCCGACGGGCCGTACGTGCTGGACGTCGTCCGCCGCACCGGCGGCCTGATCGCCGACGTCGACGACGAGACCGTCGTGCAGAACATCCAGCGGCTCGCCCGCACCGAGGGCGTCTTCGCCGAGACCGCCGGCGGCGTCACCGTGGGCGTCACCGCGAAGCTGATCGCCGACGGAGTCCTCGACCCCGACGCCGAGACCGTGGTGATCAACTCCGGGGACGGCCTCAAGACCCTCGACGCCGTCAGCGGCCGCGTCGGGCCCAAGACCACCATCCCGCCCCGTTACGACGCCTTCACCGACTTCTGGAAGGGGCTCGACCGATGAGCGCCACCGTCCGCATCCCGACGATCCTGCGCACCTACACGGCCGGGGCCGGTGAGGTGTCCGCCGACGGCGGCACCCTGGCCGAGCTGCTCGACTCGCTCGAGGCCCACCACCAGGGCATCCGGGCCCGGATCCTCGACGACGCCGGCCAGCTGCGGCGCTTCGTGAACGTCTACGTCGGCGACGAGGACGTCCGCTTCTCCGGCGGGCTCGAGGCCCCGGTTCCCGAGGGCGCGAAGGTCTCGATCATCCCGGCCGTCGCCGGCGGCTGACCGCCTCAGGCGTCCGGCAGCAGCGCGCCGACGGCGTCGAGCCCGACCAGGACGCCGATGACCCCGACCACCCACGCGCTCGCGCCGGCGGTCCTCGTCGTCAACCAGGCCTCGAGCCGCGCCAGCCGCGGCTCGAGGCGCCGCCCGCCCGCCCGCCGCACGGCGAGCAGCACCAGGGCGGGTGCCACCATCACCGCCACGTAGCCGGCCAGCACGGCGAGCTGCGTCGCCCGGCCGACGCCGGCGGTGACGATCAGCCCGACCGCGCCCAGGTAGGGGAGCATCGACGCGACCTCGACCGCTCCGGCCAGCAGTGCCACCCCGACGACGACGGGCAGGGTCGCGTCCGCCCCGAGGGCCCGCCGGCGCCAGGCCGACGGCCGCCTCGGCGGCAGGCCGCGGCGGGCGCGGCGCTTCGCCGCCATCCTCGGGTCGAGGACGAAGGACAGCACCACGAGCGCGACTCCCAGCGCGAGCTGCGCCGCGCGGGCGACCCGGGACTCCAGCAGGGGTCCGACGACGGCGACCGCGGCCTCGGCGCCCAGCATCAGCAGCACCCCGACCCCGAGGTAGAAGACGGCGAGCACGCCCAGGTGCACGACCACGTTCCGGGTCCTGACCCGCGGGCTCAGCAGCATCATCAGCGGCAGCACGAGGGTGCCGAAGCTGGTCGAGTCCACCAGCGCCAGCCCGAGGAGGGCGGCGAGGACGGCGACGGACATGAGCTGCTCCTGATTTAGCACGACTGTGTCATAAACCTAGCAGTACGGCTGTGCTACAAAAGCCGCATGCCCAAGCTGGTCGACCACGAGGAGCGCCGGCGTGACCTCGCGCGGGCGACGTGGCGCGTGATGACCCGGGAGGGTGTCGGGGCGGTGTCGGTCCGGACCGTCGCCGCCGAGGCCGGCCTGTCGACGGGCGCGCTGCGGCACTACTTCCCCGACCAGGCGAGCCTGCTGCTCTTCGCGGCGGAGCACACCGTGGAACGGATCGGCGAGCGGATGGCTGCTGAGCTGGCCGACCGTGACCGGGCCCCGATCGCCGTGGTGCAGGGTCTGCTGGAGCAGCTGCTGCCGCTGGACGCGGAGCGGGAGGCCGAGGTCGCGGTCTACTTCGGGCTGATCGACCTGACCCGCCTGGCGCCCGGGCACCAGGACTTCCGCAGCTGGGCGTTCCGGGAGAGCCGCCGGCTGATCCGCTCGCTGGTGCTCTGGCTGGCCGGCGGGCCCGAGCCGGAGCCGGAGCTGCTCCTCAGCACCCGGACCCGCGGGGCGGAGCCGCTCGCCGACCCCGCCCTGGAGGCGCAGGCCCTCATGCTGCAGGTGCTGCTCGACGGGCTGGCCGTGCAGGGCCTGCTGCACCCGCAGCTGATGGACGCGGCGACCCAGCGCGCGGTGCTCCGTCGCGAGCTCGAGCGCGTCGCCGGTCAGGACGGGTCGGCGGCCGGCGACCGGACGTCGGGGTAGGCAGCCAGCAGCTCCTCGGCGACCGCCACCATCATCGTGAGCAGCTCGGGCGGGGCCAGGGCGCGAACCGCCGACCCGAGGCCGGCGAGCACCCCGACCGTCGGGCGCAGCACGTGCACCTCGACCTCGAACACCACGGGCGGCCCGTCGTCGAGCACCCGCGGCCGTCCCGCGCCCTGGCTGGCCAGCAGGGTCAGCGCGAGCTCGTAGCGCGCCGGGTCGCAGGACAGCCGGATGGTGTGGCCGGGCGGGCCGGCGAACTGCGACCGCAGGTCGCCCCACAGCGCCCGGAGGTCGAGGTCGGCGGGCCGGCTGCTCGGCTCGTCCAGCACCGTGGCGGCGAGCACCCGGGAGAGGCGGTAGGACCGGGGGCGGCCCCCGTGGCCCGCGATCAGGTACCAGGTGCCGGCCGCCTGCAGCAGCCCGTAGGGGTCGACGGTCCGGACGCCGGTGCGGGTCGGGTCACGCGGCCGGTAGGTCAGCCGGAGGCGGCGGTCGGCCAGCACCGCCTGCTGCACGGCGTCGAAGTGCTCGAGCTCCTCGGCGGCTCCCCACCAGCCGGTGAGGTCGACGAGCACCCGGTCGCTGATCCGGGCGGCCGACCGTCCGTGCTCGGGCGGCGCGGAGCCGGCCACCTTGCGCAGCGCGGAGGCGAGCGGCCCGGCCAGCCCGAGGGAGTCCGCCGGCACCCGACCGGTCAGCAGCAGGGCCTGCACCTCGCTGGCGGTCAGCTCCTCGACGGCGGGCCGGTAGCCGGGCAGCAGCGAGAAGCCGCCGCCGCGGCCGCGCTCGGCGACGACCGGCACCCCGGCGGTCGACAGCGCCTCCATGTCGCGCAGCACCGTCCGCGGCGTGACCTCCAGCCGTCGCGCCAGCTCCGTCGCGCTGAGCCGGCCGTGCTGCCGCAGCAGGCCGACGACCTGGAGCAGACGGTCCGCGCGCACGGTCCGAGCATCGCAGACAACCATGACAGGAGGTGTCAGGTATGGCGTTCGAGGATGGTCGCAGACGGTCCCGACCGGGGCCATCGAGCCGAGGAGAGCCATGACCGCCACCCAGATCGACGCCCCCCGCACCGCGGACGACCCGCGGCCCGCGCTCGCCCGCACCCAGGCGTGGATCGTCGGGCTGCTGGCCACCGTCACGCCCGAGCAGCTCGCGCTGCCCACCCCGTGCACCGAGTTCGACGTCGCCGCGCTGGTCCGGCACCTGTACGGCGTCGCGGACCGCGTCGAGGCCCTGGGCCACGGGCAGCCGGCCGCGTCGGTGCCCGCCTTCGCCGAGGCGCTGCCCGACGACCTGGCCGCCGGCTACCGCGAGCGGGCCGCGCGCTCGCAGGCCGCCTGGGCCGACGACGCCGCCCTGAGCCGGGTCGTCGTCGCCCCGTTCGGGCCGCTGCCCGGCGCGCAGGTGGTCGGGGTCTACGTCAGCGAGCAGCTGACCCACGGCTGGGACCTGGCCGTGGCGACCGGGCGGCCCGCCGAGGCCGACGCCGACCTCGCCGCGCTGGCGGAGCGCTCGATCCGCGCCGTCCTGGACCCCCTGCCGCGCGGCGGGCCCGTCCCCTTCGGGCCCGCCGTGGCGCCCTCGGCCGACGCCGGTCCGACGGCGCGGCTGGCCGCCTACCTGGGCCGGTCGCCGGCTCCCGCCGCCTGAGGCAGCCCTCGGTCCTCGCCTCGCTGCCGGTCAGAGCGTCGCCGACCCCGGGTCGACGCACGTCGGGCGGACCGGTCCTGGGTGGGGCTGTGGCCGACCGTCGTCCCCAGCCGGGTGCTCGGACTCGTCCACAGGCCCGGAGGCGGGGCGAGCGATGGCGGCGCGGGCGGGCAGACTGCAGGTATGCCAGCAGCCACCCAGCGCACCCCCGCCGCCGACGTCCTCGGTCGGGTGATCACCACGATGGCCGGCCCGGACGCCCGTCCCCGTGAGGACCAGGTCCGGGCGGTCGAGGAGCTGGTGGAGCGCAACCAGAAGGTCCTGGTGGTCCAGGCCACCGGCTGGGGCAAGTCGGCGGTCTACTGGGCGGCGACGGCGGCGCTCCGGGAGCGCGGCGCCGGGCCGACGCTGGTGGTGTCCCCGCTGCTGGCCCTGATGCGGGACCAGATCAGCGCCGCCGAGCGGGCCGGGCTGCGGGCCGCCACCGTCAACTCCACCAACATCGACGACTGGGCGCGGGTGATGAGCGAGCTGCGCGCCGGCGAGACCGACGTCCTGCTGATCAGCCCCGAGCGGCTCTCCAACCCGGTGTTCGCGGCGCAGCTGCCCGAGCTGCTCGGCTCCTGCGGGATGCTCGTGATCGACGAGGCGCACTGCGTCTCCGACTGGGGCTTCGACTTCCGGCCCGACTACCAGCGGCTCACCCGGACGCTGCTGGCGCTCGCGCCCGGCACGCCGGTGCTCGCCACCACCGCCACGGCCAACGAGCGGGTCACCGCCGACGTGGCGGCCCAGCTGGGGGAGCAGACCGTCACGCTGCGCGGGTCACTGGCCCGGGCCTCGTTGACGCTGGCCGTCGTGCCGCAGCTGACGGTGCTGCAGCGCTACGCCTGGGTCGCCGAGGCGCTGCGCTCGCTGCCCGGCTCGGGCATCGTGTACGTGCTCACCGTCGCCGAGACCGAACGGGTCACCGGCTTCCTGCGGGAGCAGGGCCTCGACGTCGCCGCCTACTCCGGGCAGACGCCCAACCGGGAGGAGCTGGAG
The window above is part of the Friedmanniella luteola genome. Proteins encoded here:
- a CDS encoding TIGR03086 family metal-binding protein encodes the protein MTATQIDAPRTADDPRPALARTQAWIVGLLATVTPEQLALPTPCTEFDVAALVRHLYGVADRVEALGHGQPAASVPAFAEALPDDLAAGYRERAARSQAAWADDAALSRVVVAPFGPLPGAQVVGVYVSEQLTHGWDLAVATGRPAEADADLAALAERSIRAVLDPLPRGGPVPFGPAVAPSADAGPTARLAAYLGRSPAPAA
- a CDS encoding Gfo/Idh/MocA family protein; amino-acid sequence: MTEPDAPTTGWGILSTGHIASVLAKDLALLPDEATLVAVGSRSADKAAAFAAEYGVRRSHGSYEELAADPDVDVVYVASPHNDHFPSAKLCLEGGQAVLVEKPLTVAPAQAEELLALAQERGLFVMEAMWTRTHPLIRHAAELVASGELGDVRHVDAQFGFAFDGPDSHRLLDPAQAGGAILDAGVYPVHAVNLFLGEPEDVLGYGTAASTGVDDHAAALLTYPATSDRPAATASVLCTLRAGLPNRLAVYCTKGRVMFDDFYLRPAELTVWRDGTDAPEELLASWPGGGYTFEAQEVMRCLRAGEVESPLVPWADTLAVSRTLSRWQDAVGAPARTGA
- a CDS encoding DUF3263 domain-containing protein, with the translated sequence MVSASNPSLESREPFGELSERDAEILAFERQWWKFAGAKEQAIRDKFQMSATRYYQVLNALIDKPEALVQDPLLVKRLRRLRSTRQRNRSAKRLGIDLTIDS
- a CDS encoding TetR/AcrR family transcriptional regulator; amino-acid sequence: MPKLVDHEERRRDLARATWRVMTREGVGAVSVRTVAAEAGLSTGALRHYFPDQASLLLFAAEHTVERIGERMAAELADRDRAPIAVVQGLLEQLLPLDAEREAEVAVYFGLIDLTRLAPGHQDFRSWAFRESRRLIRSLVLWLAGGPEPEPELLLSTRTRGAEPLADPALEAQALMLQVLLDGLAVQGLLHPQLMDAATQRAVLRRELERVAGQDGSAAGDRTSG
- the manA gene encoding mannose-6-phosphate isomerase, class I translates to MPELLTGVRQPYAWGSPTFIPALLGEEPTDEPQAELWLGAHTSAPSTLGDRPLTEVIAEDPAGIVGAEAVRDFGEGLPFLLKVLAADAPLSLQAHPTREQAEEGYAREEAAGIAADAGDRLYKDTWPKPEMLCALQDSEALCGFRDPEATHALFAALGVPEALALVAPLADTSTAPDARLADVFARLLRLGESELAVVGLVGAAAADVTDDGDLGLFARTARELAGPYPDDPGVLAALLMNRVALTPHQAVFLPAGNLHAYLHGGGVEVMANSDNVMRGGLTPKHVDVDELLAILDFTPGFSGYVEPVEETPGCWRYPTPAPEFALWRLEPRETVVEVPHTGVARVLLVTDGSAVVEGGADDLRLARGRSAFARAGEELVVSGSGTVFVAGPGVGG
- the thrC gene encoding threonine synthase, translating into MTALATPSATSAGVPAPAGVRPGAFGNATHLVCRACGEKSSLGPFYACLECFGPLEVGYDFPTITRAQLEAGPKSIWRYAPLLPVPADIATFRSTDPGYTRLLDAANLAADLGLRKLWVKDDSGNPTHSFKDRVVAVALSAARELGLHVLACPSTGNLANAVAAAAARAGIKSVVFVPENLEHQKIIASAVYDTTLIAVQGSYDDVNKLASEIAAEEEGWAFVNVNVRPYYSEGSKTLAYEIAEQLGWRIPDQVVIPVASGSQLTKIDKGFAELVTLGLVEDKPWKIYGAQATGCSPISQAYRADLDFVPPVKPDTIAKSLAIGNPADGPYVLDVVRRTGGLIADVDDETVVQNIQRLARTEGVFAETAGGVTVGVTAKLIADGVLDPDAETVVINSGDGLKTLDAVSGRVGPKTTIPPRYDAFTDFWKGLDR
- a CDS encoding helix-turn-helix transcriptional regulator, with the translated sequence MRADRLLQVVGLLRQHGRLSATELARRLEVTPRTVLRDMEALSTAGVPVVAERGRGGGFSLLPGYRPAVEELTASEVQALLLTGRVPADSLGLAGPLASALRKVAGSAPPEHGRSAARISDRVLVDLTGWWGAAEELEHFDAVQQAVLADRRLRLTYRPRDPTRTGVRTVDPYGLLQAAGTWYLIAGHGGRPRSYRLSRVLAATVLDEPSSRPADLDLRALWGDLRSQFAGPPGHTIRLSCDPARYELALTLLASQGAGRPRVLDDGPPVVFEVEVHVLRPTVGVLAGLGSAVRALAPPELLTMMVAVAEELLAAYPDVRSPAADPS
- a CDS encoding GAP family protein, with protein sequence MSVAVLAALLGLALVDSTSFGTLVLPLMMLLSPRVRTRNVVVHLGVLAVFYLGVGVLLMLGAEAAVAVVGPLLESRVARAAQLALGVALVVLSFVLDPRMAAKRRARRGLPPRRPSAWRRRALGADATLPVVVGVALLAGAVEVASMLPYLGAVGLIVTAGVGRATQLAVLAGYVAVMVAPALVLLAVRRAGGRRLEPRLARLEAWLTTRTAGASAWVVGVIGVLVGLDAVGALLPDA
- a CDS encoding MoaD/ThiS family protein; translated protein: MSATVRIPTILRTYTAGAGEVSADGGTLAELLDSLEAHHQGIRARILDDAGQLRRFVNVYVGDEDVRFSGGLEAPVPEGAKVSIIPAVAGG